The proteins below are encoded in one region of Rhododendron vialii isolate Sample 1 chromosome 7a, ASM3025357v1:
- the LOC131333196 gene encoding homeobox protein ATH1 isoform X2 — translation MSQDMGDQNTMLDGMFSHITSLSSAQSGALHQNNQRLIMSELPALAMLEGEPMINFYGGSDSSIPISNPSCPVENTQFQEGLVSGISVSSEFGNSAPSPYPLEILRATMPNDFSAALNSAFTASVNYGYGEMIGGTNSKWTSDKFLDCPELYGKVTGRTGIPSFPFMGNTDTDGWISSENTSMSPANPSGSSNFNNELSLSLATCQPSFIHGTCIQDQCSEISSSGVTHRSLNGKQLGSETSCKSKNLSLSFNSCRPVQLQQFFSSSGYLRVIQEILSEIASYSLESLVHENYSTSGIEGGAKYTLSSSRHAADRGYGAIGYDDFSDGNARFEVQMGLVEAKKKKLLDLLELVDERYNQCVDEIHTVISAFHAATELDPHRHPRFALQTISSLYKNLRERISSQILKMGASCNKGNSREEDRTFETSFIQKRWALQQLQRKDHQFWRPQRGLPERSVSVLRAWMFQNFLHPYPKDAEKHLLAVRSGLTRSQVSNWFINARVRLWKPMIDEMYAEMNRRKGWRNVEDTDHGIHVNHMSIKPRGFGMK, via the exons ATGAGTCAAG ATATGGGCGACCAGAACACTATGTTGGATGGAATGTTCTCGCATATTACTTCGCTGTCCTCTGCTCAGTCCGGTGCACTCCACCAAAACAACCAAAGGCTAATCATGTCTGAATTACCTGCACTTGCTATGCTAGAAGGTGAACCCATGATAAATTTTTATGGTGGTTCCGACTCATCAATCCCCATTTCGAATCCTTCATGTCCAGTCGAGAACACTCAGTTTcaggaaggactcgtaagtgGAATTTCCGTTTCATCAGAATTTGGAAATTCTGCACCTTCACCATATCCGCTGGAGATTTTGAGAGCTACTATGCCAAATGACTTCTCTGCTGCACTAAATTCTGCATTCACAGCCTCAGTGAATTATGGATATGGTGAAATGATTGGTGGTACGAACAGTAAATGGACTTCCGACAAGTTTCTTGACTGTCCAGAGCTTTATGGAAAAGTCACTGGAAGAACTGGGATTCCATCCTTTCCATTCATGGGAAACACGGATACTGATGGGTGGATTTCCTCAGAAAATACAAGTATGAGCCCCGCTAATCCTTCTGGCTCCTCCAATTTTAATAATGAGCTGTCCCTCAGTCTTGCCACGTGCCAGCCTTCTTTTATTCATGGAACATGTATTCAGGATCAATGCTCTGAAATAAGCAGTAGCGGTGTTACGCACCGTTCTTTGAATGGAAAACAGTTGGGTTCGGAAACATCTTGCAAAAGTAAGAATCTTTCCCTCAGTTTCAATTCTTGTAGACCAGTCCAGCTTCAGCAGTTTTTCTCCAGTTCTGGATACCTTCGTGTGATTCAAGAAATACTTTCGGAGATTGCCAGTTATTCACTTGAAAGTTTAGTTCACGAGAACTATTCCACGAGTGGGATCGAGGGTGGGGCAAAATATACTCTTTCTTCAAGTCGCCATGCTGCTGACAGAGGCTATGGTGCAATCGGTTATGATGATTTTTCTGATGGAAATGCTAGATTTGAGGTTCAAATGGGCCTTGTTGaagcgaagaagaagaagttgttgGATCTACTTGAATTG GTTGACGAACGGTACAATCAATGCGTGGATGAAATTCATACTGTAATATCTGCATTCCATGCTGCAACCGAGTTGGATCCTCACAGACATCCTCGTTTTGCTTTGCAAACAATCTCGTCCTTGTACAAGAACCTGAGGGAGAGAATTAGCTCCCAAATCCTTAAAATGGGAGCATCTTGTAACAAAGGAAACAGTAGGGAAGAAGATAGGACCTTTGAGACATCCTTCATCCAGAAGCGATGGGCTCTCCAGCAGCTCCAAAGAAAAGACCATCAATTCTGGAGGCCCCAGAGGGGCTTGCCAGAAAGATCTGTATCTGTTTTACGGGCATGGATGTTTCAGAATTTTCTTCACCC GTACCCTAAAGATGCAGAGAAGCACTTGCTTGCAGTGAGAAGTGGATTGACAAGGAGCCAG GTGTCCAATTGGTTTATAAACGCTCGAGTTCGTCTTTGGAAGCCAATGATAGATGAGATGTACGCAGAGATGAACAGGAGAAAAGGTTGGAGGAATGTTGAAGACACGGATCACGGGATCCATGTAAACCACATGAGCATCAAACCTAGAGGATTTGGCATGAAGTGA
- the LOC131333196 gene encoding homeobox protein ATH1 isoform X1, translated as MHFDSLASSSNITQDDALNVQSDMGDQNTMLDGMFSHITSLSSAQSGALHQNNQRLIMSELPALAMLEGEPMINFYGGSDSSIPISNPSCPVENTQFQEGLVSGISVSSEFGNSAPSPYPLEILRATMPNDFSAALNSAFTASVNYGYGEMIGGTNSKWTSDKFLDCPELYGKVTGRTGIPSFPFMGNTDTDGWISSENTSMSPANPSGSSNFNNELSLSLATCQPSFIHGTCIQDQCSEISSSGVTHRSLNGKQLGSETSCKSKNLSLSFNSCRPVQLQQFFSSSGYLRVIQEILSEIASYSLESLVHENYSTSGIEGGAKYTLSSSRHAADRGYGAIGYDDFSDGNARFEVQMGLVEAKKKKLLDLLELVDERYNQCVDEIHTVISAFHAATELDPHRHPRFALQTISSLYKNLRERISSQILKMGASCNKGNSREEDRTFETSFIQKRWALQQLQRKDHQFWRPQRGLPERSVSVLRAWMFQNFLHPYPKDAEKHLLAVRSGLTRSQVSNWFINARVRLWKPMIDEMYAEMNRRKGWRNVEDTDHGIHVNHMSIKPRGFGMK; from the exons ATGCACTTTGATTCCCTAGCTTCATCCTCTAACATAACACAGGATGATGCATTGAATGTACAATCAGATATGGGCGACCAGAACACTATGTTGGATGGAATGTTCTCGCATATTACTTCGCTGTCCTCTGCTCAGTCCGGTGCACTCCACCAAAACAACCAAAGGCTAATCATGTCTGAATTACCTGCACTTGCTATGCTAGAAGGTGAACCCATGATAAATTTTTATGGTGGTTCCGACTCATCAATCCCCATTTCGAATCCTTCATGTCCAGTCGAGAACACTCAGTTTcaggaaggactcgtaagtgGAATTTCCGTTTCATCAGAATTTGGAAATTCTGCACCTTCACCATATCCGCTGGAGATTTTGAGAGCTACTATGCCAAATGACTTCTCTGCTGCACTAAATTCTGCATTCACAGCCTCAGTGAATTATGGATATGGTGAAATGATTGGTGGTACGAACAGTAAATGGACTTCCGACAAGTTTCTTGACTGTCCAGAGCTTTATGGAAAAGTCACTGGAAGAACTGGGATTCCATCCTTTCCATTCATGGGAAACACGGATACTGATGGGTGGATTTCCTCAGAAAATACAAGTATGAGCCCCGCTAATCCTTCTGGCTCCTCCAATTTTAATAATGAGCTGTCCCTCAGTCTTGCCACGTGCCAGCCTTCTTTTATTCATGGAACATGTATTCAGGATCAATGCTCTGAAATAAGCAGTAGCGGTGTTACGCACCGTTCTTTGAATGGAAAACAGTTGGGTTCGGAAACATCTTGCAAAAGTAAGAATCTTTCCCTCAGTTTCAATTCTTGTAGACCAGTCCAGCTTCAGCAGTTTTTCTCCAGTTCTGGATACCTTCGTGTGATTCAAGAAATACTTTCGGAGATTGCCAGTTATTCACTTGAAAGTTTAGTTCACGAGAACTATTCCACGAGTGGGATCGAGGGTGGGGCAAAATATACTCTTTCTTCAAGTCGCCATGCTGCTGACAGAGGCTATGGTGCAATCGGTTATGATGATTTTTCTGATGGAAATGCTAGATTTGAGGTTCAAATGGGCCTTGTTGaagcgaagaagaagaagttgttgGATCTACTTGAATTG GTTGACGAACGGTACAATCAATGCGTGGATGAAATTCATACTGTAATATCTGCATTCCATGCTGCAACCGAGTTGGATCCTCACAGACATCCTCGTTTTGCTTTGCAAACAATCTCGTCCTTGTACAAGAACCTGAGGGAGAGAATTAGCTCCCAAATCCTTAAAATGGGAGCATCTTGTAACAAAGGAAACAGTAGGGAAGAAGATAGGACCTTTGAGACATCCTTCATCCAGAAGCGATGGGCTCTCCAGCAGCTCCAAAGAAAAGACCATCAATTCTGGAGGCCCCAGAGGGGCTTGCCAGAAAGATCTGTATCTGTTTTACGGGCATGGATGTTTCAGAATTTTCTTCACCC GTACCCTAAAGATGCAGAGAAGCACTTGCTTGCAGTGAGAAGTGGATTGACAAGGAGCCAG GTGTCCAATTGGTTTATAAACGCTCGAGTTCGTCTTTGGAAGCCAATGATAGATGAGATGTACGCAGAGATGAACAGGAGAAAAGGTTGGAGGAATGTTGAAGACACGGATCACGGGATCCATGTAAACCACATGAGCATCAAACCTAGAGGATTTGGCATGAAGTGA
- the LOC131333196 gene encoding homeobox protein ATH1 isoform X3, with protein MGDQNTMLDGMFSHITSLSSAQSGALHQNNQRLIMSELPALAMLEGEPMINFYGGSDSSIPISNPSCPVENTQFQEGLVSGISVSSEFGNSAPSPYPLEILRATMPNDFSAALNSAFTASVNYGYGEMIGGTNSKWTSDKFLDCPELYGKVTGRTGIPSFPFMGNTDTDGWISSENTSMSPANPSGSSNFNNELSLSLATCQPSFIHGTCIQDQCSEISSSGVTHRSLNGKQLGSETSCKSKNLSLSFNSCRPVQLQQFFSSSGYLRVIQEILSEIASYSLESLVHENYSTSGIEGGAKYTLSSSRHAADRGYGAIGYDDFSDGNARFEVQMGLVEAKKKKLLDLLELVDERYNQCVDEIHTVISAFHAATELDPHRHPRFALQTISSLYKNLRERISSQILKMGASCNKGNSREEDRTFETSFIQKRWALQQLQRKDHQFWRPQRGLPERSVSVLRAWMFQNFLHPYPKDAEKHLLAVRSGLTRSQVSNWFINARVRLWKPMIDEMYAEMNRRKGWRNVEDTDHGIHVNHMSIKPRGFGMK; from the exons ATGGGCGACCAGAACACTATGTTGGATGGAATGTTCTCGCATATTACTTCGCTGTCCTCTGCTCAGTCCGGTGCACTCCACCAAAACAACCAAAGGCTAATCATGTCTGAATTACCTGCACTTGCTATGCTAGAAGGTGAACCCATGATAAATTTTTATGGTGGTTCCGACTCATCAATCCCCATTTCGAATCCTTCATGTCCAGTCGAGAACACTCAGTTTcaggaaggactcgtaagtgGAATTTCCGTTTCATCAGAATTTGGAAATTCTGCACCTTCACCATATCCGCTGGAGATTTTGAGAGCTACTATGCCAAATGACTTCTCTGCTGCACTAAATTCTGCATTCACAGCCTCAGTGAATTATGGATATGGTGAAATGATTGGTGGTACGAACAGTAAATGGACTTCCGACAAGTTTCTTGACTGTCCAGAGCTTTATGGAAAAGTCACTGGAAGAACTGGGATTCCATCCTTTCCATTCATGGGAAACACGGATACTGATGGGTGGATTTCCTCAGAAAATACAAGTATGAGCCCCGCTAATCCTTCTGGCTCCTCCAATTTTAATAATGAGCTGTCCCTCAGTCTTGCCACGTGCCAGCCTTCTTTTATTCATGGAACATGTATTCAGGATCAATGCTCTGAAATAAGCAGTAGCGGTGTTACGCACCGTTCTTTGAATGGAAAACAGTTGGGTTCGGAAACATCTTGCAAAAGTAAGAATCTTTCCCTCAGTTTCAATTCTTGTAGACCAGTCCAGCTTCAGCAGTTTTTCTCCAGTTCTGGATACCTTCGTGTGATTCAAGAAATACTTTCGGAGATTGCCAGTTATTCACTTGAAAGTTTAGTTCACGAGAACTATTCCACGAGTGGGATCGAGGGTGGGGCAAAATATACTCTTTCTTCAAGTCGCCATGCTGCTGACAGAGGCTATGGTGCAATCGGTTATGATGATTTTTCTGATGGAAATGCTAGATTTGAGGTTCAAATGGGCCTTGTTGaagcgaagaagaagaagttgttgGATCTACTTGAATTG GTTGACGAACGGTACAATCAATGCGTGGATGAAATTCATACTGTAATATCTGCATTCCATGCTGCAACCGAGTTGGATCCTCACAGACATCCTCGTTTTGCTTTGCAAACAATCTCGTCCTTGTACAAGAACCTGAGGGAGAGAATTAGCTCCCAAATCCTTAAAATGGGAGCATCTTGTAACAAAGGAAACAGTAGGGAAGAAGATAGGACCTTTGAGACATCCTTCATCCAGAAGCGATGGGCTCTCCAGCAGCTCCAAAGAAAAGACCATCAATTCTGGAGGCCCCAGAGGGGCTTGCCAGAAAGATCTGTATCTGTTTTACGGGCATGGATGTTTCAGAATTTTCTTCACCC GTACCCTAAAGATGCAGAGAAGCACTTGCTTGCAGTGAGAAGTGGATTGACAAGGAGCCAG GTGTCCAATTGGTTTATAAACGCTCGAGTTCGTCTTTGGAAGCCAATGATAGATGAGATGTACGCAGAGATGAACAGGAGAAAAGGTTGGAGGAATGTTGAAGACACGGATCACGGGATCCATGTAAACCACATGAGCATCAAACCTAGAGGATTTGGCATGAAGTGA